The nucleotide window AAAACGCTAAAAGTTACATTAAAGAAAACTTTGATATAAAAAGAACTGTAGCTGAAACTGAGAAGCTTTATAAAGAGATTGCTTCGCTCCGCTCGCAATGACAGAAAATGAGATAACGTGGCAAAAATAAAAGTATTGAGAATAATAACAAGATTGAATATAGGCGGGCCGGCAAGGCAGGCAGTACTCCTTAACTCGGAACTGGCCAAAGAGAACTTTGATTGCGTTCTTATTACAGGGTCGTTATCCGAAGCGGAAGGCGATATGAGCTATATCGCCGCCGAAAGCAGCGTCAAACCGGTCATGATACCGGCAATAGGGAGGGAGCTGAGCATCTGGAATGACCTGGTAAGCTTCTGCAGGATCTATAGTATCATAAAAAAGGAAAAGCCGCATATTGTCCATACGCATATGGCAAAGGCCGGGACCGTGGGCAGGATTGCGGCAAAGGCGGCCGGAGCGCCCGTAATAAT belongs to Candidatus Omnitrophota bacterium and includes:
- a CDS encoding glycosyltransferase, which codes for MAKIKVLRIITRLNIGGPARQAVLLNSELAKENFDCVLITGSLSEAEGDMSYIAAESSVKPVMIPAIGRELSIWNDLVSFCRIYSIIKKEKPHIVHTHMAKAGTVGRIAAKAAGAPVIIHTFHGHVFHSYFSEQKTRFFIGIEKILARFTDKIITVSERQKKEIKDYLSISDDGKIALIPLGFDLDKFITDKDCTA